GGTAGACTAGTCTAAAAAAGCAGTTACCCATGAATCAACATTCTGATATCAAAGGGTGTTGCAGCATTGCTAAACAGACCCAGCCCTCGGTTACACCGAGGAAATTGCAGAGAGTCACTCGTGGTTCGCCACAGTCTCGGACTCCCCCAGTCTCCCGTTGTGCCCCCTGGTTCTGGTTGACCCTAACCTGTCGTGGGGGCATAGGCAAGCAATACGCCGTAACGCACTTTGTGCTACTTTACCCTCCGGGTAAAGCGGCGTGTTTGCTTGTTGGGGGTGTCCCCCAAACCCCCGGAAACGAAGTCGGAATTAGGAAGTCAGAAGTCGGAAGTAAAGTTAGTAAATGGGGATTTTAACCTCAACTTAAAACTAGTAAATTATAGGAAATGAGATTTAAAACCTTTCATTCAGCAATAGAAATTTGTCACCTCCGACTTCCGACTTCCTACTTCCGACTTCATTAAATGTTCCGGGTTATTCGCCTAAGAAGCTCGGCGCTCCGCGCCTAACGCAGCGGAGCGCGAATAACCCGGTTAAAAAATAAATAAGCAGATAAATGAACTCCTAACTAGTTATGCAGCCAGACCCCCGTACCAATCTTAGCAATCAACTAGCTGACACATTAACCAATCGGTCAGTTGCACCAGATGAAAAGCGAGAAGTAACCATCACGTTTAGGGCTAGCTATGCTGAGAAAGCTAGACTAGAGCAGCGTTGCAGTGGAGTGGTGCAAAGTGACTATATAAGAGCGAGATTATTTGACTACCCTTTACCACATCCTAAGTTAATCATTCCCGAAGTGAACCGACAGGCTATCTACGAGCTAAAGAAGATTGGGAACAACCTAAATCAACAGACTAGAGCTATTAACGAAGCTGTAAAAATTGGTAGCCAACCCCTGAGTAATGAGGTGAAATCATATCTGAAAACTATTGAAGAATTGACAGTCCTTTTAGAACATACTCGCCAATCACTCACTCAAGCATCGCTAGAAAGGCAGGGCAATGATTACCAAAGTCAAGGCTAACAAATCATTTCGCGGTACTACTAAATATGTGCTTGAGAAAGAGAAAGCCAAAATTATTGGCGGGAATATGTACGGTCAAAGC
This window of the Desmonostoc muscorum LEGE 12446 genome carries:
- a CDS encoding plasmid mobilization protein translates to MQPDPRTNLSNQLADTLTNRSVAPDEKREVTITFRASYAEKARLEQRCSGVVQSDYIRARLFDYPLPHPKLIIPEVNRQAIYELKKIGNNLNQQTRAINEAVKIGSQPLSNEVKSYLKTIEELTVLLEHTRQSLTQASLERQGNDYQSQG